The following proteins come from a genomic window of Pseudomonas sp. WJP1:
- a CDS encoding universal stress protein → MGQYQRLLLIADQNLRQSPAMQRAVALAKAAGAALDVRAFVEPAPVARLWEDKVDDAEQQRYWRRYRRWEAEEFDRLSDLDLEVTVKAVFTTHPLLDILKTVEDLKPNLLIKDVTLEPALKRVFITPLDCHLLRESPVAVHLVNHVRYSLPHRVVAAVDPYDSTAQISGLNDTIIQTANALALQCDAPLHLLYAYDLSPMFNSDAPMAGGGWGVDCFEEMRQSLHQAFITLAERYGVPPERRHFVMGLPVPVISEFVEEFLADVVVMGTVHRVGLERLIGSNTERALYSVPGSLLAVRQRASFE, encoded by the coding sequence ATGGGCCAATATCAACGGTTGCTACTGATCGCCGATCAAAACCTGCGGCAGTCCCCCGCCATGCAGCGTGCAGTCGCCCTGGCCAAGGCCGCCGGGGCTGCGCTGGATGTGCGGGCCTTTGTCGAACCGGCGCCCGTGGCGCGTTTGTGGGAGGACAAAGTCGACGACGCAGAGCAACAGCGCTATTGGCGTCGCTACCGCCGCTGGGAGGCCGAAGAGTTCGACCGGCTCAGCGACCTGGATCTGGAGGTCACGGTCAAGGCCGTCTTCACCACCCATCCGCTGCTGGACATTTTGAAGACGGTCGAAGACCTGAAGCCCAACCTGCTGATCAAGGATGTGACCCTTGAACCCGCGCTGAAGCGGGTGTTCATCACGCCACTCGATTGTCACTTGTTGCGCGAAAGCCCGGTTGCCGTGCATCTGGTTAACCACGTCCGCTACAGCTTGCCCCACCGAGTCGTGGCGGCCGTGGATCCGTACGATTCGACGGCACAAATCAGCGGGTTGAATGACACCATCATCCAGACAGCCAATGCCCTGGCCCTGCAATGCGATGCGCCGTTACACCTGTTGTACGCCTATGACTTGTCGCCCATGTTCAACAGCGACGCGCCAATGGCCGGGGGCGGTTGGGGCGTCGACTGCTTCGAGGAGATGCGTCAGTCCTTGCACCAGGCGTTTATCACACTGGCGGAGCGCTACGGCGTGCCGCCTGAACGACGCCATTTCGTCATGGGGCTGCCGGTGCCGGTGATCAGTGAATTCGTCGAGGAGTTTCTGGCCGACGTGGTGGTGATGGGCACTGTGCACCGGGTGGGGCTCGAACGGCTGATCGGCAGCAATACAGAGCGGGCACTATACTCGGTGCCGGGGAGTCTGCTGGCAGTCAGGCAGCGTGCCAGCTTTGAATGA
- a CDS encoding universal stress protein, with amino-acid sequence MSQYQRLLLIINPALRHPSAINRAAALARASGASLHIAALIPSFKWLSLLEEGDRKLAREHYLQDHQAWLEAQAKNLRGTGIDVTCEVVWAEDMKQDILDHVAELQPDLLIKEIEHESALKRAFFTPLDWHLLRHCPVPVFLLRRSGAVLPRRVVAAVEVSDSESADDELNEQIIKQAASLALQCEAELHLLYACDIAAGYLADMGGLTLGDLTRELRTDLEKSFLRLAGRFGVPPDRRHFIQGHPVSALSEFANEHDVDVIVMGRVQSHGVGKLLGSTTEHILYQVPCCVLAV; translated from the coding sequence ATGAGCCAATATCAACGGTTACTGCTTATCATCAACCCGGCCCTGCGCCATCCCTCAGCAATTAACCGTGCTGCAGCGCTGGCCAGGGCGAGTGGCGCGAGTCTGCATATCGCAGCGCTGATTCCCTCATTCAAATGGCTATCGCTGCTTGAAGAAGGCGATCGAAAACTCGCTCGGGAGCACTACCTCCAGGACCATCAAGCCTGGCTGGAGGCTCAGGCAAAAAACCTGCGGGGCACAGGTATCGACGTGACCTGCGAGGTGGTTTGGGCCGAGGACATGAAACAGGACATCCTTGATCACGTCGCAGAGCTGCAACCCGACCTGTTGATCAAGGAAATCGAGCATGAATCGGCGCTCAAGCGGGCCTTCTTCACGCCTTTGGACTGGCATTTGCTGCGCCATTGTCCAGTACCGGTGTTTCTGCTGCGTCGCAGTGGCGCCGTGTTGCCACGCAGGGTGGTGGCAGCCGTCGAGGTGTCGGACAGCGAGTCAGCCGACGACGAACTGAATGAGCAGATCATCAAGCAGGCCGCAAGCCTTGCCCTGCAGTGTGAAGCCGAGTTGCATTTGTTGTACGCCTGCGATATCGCGGCAGGTTATCTGGCGGACATGGGCGGGCTGACGCTCGGCGACCTCACCAGAGAGCTACGCACAGACCTGGAAAAGTCCTTCCTGAGGTTGGCCGGCCGCTTCGGCGTTCCCCCTGATCGTCGACATTTCATCCAGGGGCATCCGGTGTCGGCGCTAAGTGAGTTCGCCAATGAGCATGACGTGGATGTCATCGTGATGGGCAGGGTCCAGTCCCACGGGGTGGGCAAACTTCTGGGGAGCACCACCGAGCATATCCTGTATCAAGTGCCGTGCTGCGTTCTTGCGGTTTAG
- a CDS encoding potassium channel family protein: MLAVTLINALVVILAVVIHYECLLRLNDWLPRLKLWSRFRIVVGVFGALLAHAAEVWCFALVYYLMVHSGRWGSLTGNFDGSLMDCVYFSFTTYTTIGFGDISPLGDLKYLTGLEALTGLVLITWTASFLFLEMQKYWKRK; encoded by the coding sequence ATGCTGGCAGTCACGCTGATCAATGCGCTGGTGGTGATCCTCGCCGTCGTGATCCACTACGAATGTCTGCTGCGCCTCAACGACTGGCTGCCCCGGCTCAAATTGTGGAGCCGCTTCAGGATTGTCGTCGGGGTATTTGGTGCCCTGCTGGCCCACGCTGCAGAAGTCTGGTGTTTCGCGCTGGTCTATTACCTGATGGTGCACTCCGGTCGTTGGGGCAGCCTGACGGGCAACTTCGACGGTTCGCTGATGGACTGCGTGTACTTTTCCTTCACCACGTACACGACCATCGGCTTCGGCGATATTTCACCGCTGGGCGACCTCAAGTACCTGACCGGGCTTGAGGCCCTGACCGGGCTGGTCCTGATTACGTGGACCGCGTCCTTCCTCTTTCTGGAAATGCAGAAGTACTGGAAGCGCAAATAA
- a CDS encoding thermostable hemolysin, which yields MSEFNWNVQLPLYFGQAETPPMSLLRALPGDAQRSVFEGFIQQRFRKAHGADIRHFMPELFGMSDASGALCAVAGVRLAGTQPLFLEGYLDEPIDPLISAAADRTVGRSAIVEVGNLAAADTGSARMSIIAMTYVLAMGGLEWVAFTGNIGLVNSFHRLGLKPVTLCAADPARLGEDRHAWGSYYESKPWVHVGNIRSGFVHLRNMGLFSRLGLPSSIEGCCHVA from the coding sequence ATGTCCGAATTCAACTGGAACGTGCAGTTGCCGCTGTATTTCGGCCAAGCCGAAACACCGCCCATGAGCCTGCTCAGGGCCTTGCCCGGCGACGCGCAGCGGTCCGTGTTCGAAGGTTTCATCCAGCAACGGTTTCGCAAGGCCCACGGCGCCGACATCCGTCATTTCATGCCAGAACTGTTTGGCATGAGCGATGCGTCCGGTGCCTTGTGTGCGGTGGCCGGGGTGCGACTGGCCGGCACGCAACCGCTGTTTCTGGAGGGCTATCTGGACGAGCCGATCGATCCGCTGATCAGCGCCGCAGCGGACCGTACCGTAGGCCGATCCGCCATCGTCGAAGTCGGCAATTTGGCGGCCGCCGACACGGGCAGTGCGCGCATGAGCATCATCGCGATGACCTACGTGCTGGCCATGGGCGGCCTGGAGTGGGTGGCGTTCACCGGCAATATTGGCCTGGTAAACAGTTTCCATCGCCTGGGTTTGAAGCCGGTGACACTGTGTGCCGCCGATCCAGCGCGCCTGGGCGAGGACCGCCATGCCTGGGGCAGTTACTACGAAAGCAAACCCTGGGTTCACGTTGGCAATATTCGCAGCGGGTTCGTTCATTTACGCAACATGGGCCTGTTCAGTCGACTGGGTTTGCCTTCGTCCATCGAGGGTTGTTGCCATGTCGCCTGA
- a CDS encoding AMP-binding protein — translation MSPEVVRFKQTLREHAERKGNGIALWGDQSKLDYTTLYAEVIDRQQRLRDEHIEVLALALDNGVEAMLWDLAALFEGLTCVALPSFFSPAQRRHCLEQSQAERVIAEPQLAAQLQAAGYDYENTAGFWRRTFSDSKRMPEGTAKLTFTSGTTGTPKGVCLSAESILRVARELDQASRSCHPRHHLALLPLAILLENIGCYAALYAGATLSLPSQETLGVQGASGVDVPQLLECLAKRSPQSLILVPQLLLMLVSAAEQKAFDPEHLRFAAVGGARVSLDLLHRAQRAGVPVYEGYGLSECASVVCLNTPQALRPGSVGRPLPHVQIRLADDGEVLIKGSTLLGYLGEAPHADEWWPSGDLGEFDKEGFLYLKGRKKHQFVTSFGRNVNPEWVEAELTQRRHIAQAFVHGEALPGIHALLWPHRADCPDEQLAAAVAEANAALPDYARIRHWTRLEQPFTAANGLLTANGRPRRDAIVERYRVQLTESALFEEPAQ, via the coding sequence ATGTCGCCTGAAGTCGTGCGTTTCAAACAGACGCTGCGCGAACACGCCGAACGCAAGGGCAATGGCATTGCCTTGTGGGGCGATCAGTCGAAACTGGACTACACAACCCTGTACGCCGAAGTGATCGACCGCCAGCAACGACTGCGCGATGAACACATCGAGGTGCTTGCCCTGGCGTTGGACAATGGCGTCGAGGCGATGCTCTGGGACCTGGCCGCGCTGTTCGAAGGCTTGACCTGTGTCGCGCTGCCGTCTTTCTTCAGCCCGGCGCAGCGCCGTCATTGCCTGGAACAAAGCCAGGCCGAAAGGGTGATCGCCGAACCGCAACTGGCGGCGCAGCTGCAAGCGGCCGGCTATGACTATGAAAATACCGCTGGATTCTGGCGCCGCACCTTCAGTGACTCGAAGCGGATGCCCGAAGGCACCGCCAAACTGACCTTCACCTCCGGCACCACGGGGACACCCAAAGGCGTGTGCTTGAGCGCCGAGAGCATTCTGCGGGTCGCCCGCGAACTGGATCAGGCCAGTCGAAGCTGCCATCCCCGGCATCATCTGGCCCTGCTGCCGCTCGCCATTTTGCTCGAGAACATCGGTTGTTATGCCGCGTTGTATGCCGGCGCGACCTTGAGCCTGCCCAGCCAGGAAACCCTCGGTGTCCAGGGCGCCAGTGGGGTGGATGTGCCGCAATTGCTGGAATGCCTGGCCAAACGATCGCCCCAGAGCCTGATCCTGGTGCCGCAGTTGCTGCTGATGCTGGTCAGCGCGGCCGAGCAGAAAGCCTTCGATCCAGAACATCTACGGTTTGCCGCCGTGGGCGGTGCGCGGGTTAGCCTGGATTTGCTGCATCGCGCCCAACGCGCAGGCGTACCGGTCTACGAAGGGTACGGATTGTCGGAGTGTGCCTCGGTGGTGTGCCTCAATACACCGCAAGCCCTGCGTCCTGGCAGCGTCGGCCGGCCCTTGCCCCATGTGCAGATTCGCCTGGCCGACGACGGCGAAGTGCTGATCAAGGGTTCGACCCTGCTGGGTTACCTGGGGGAGGCGCCGCACGCTGATGAGTGGTGGCCCAGCGGTGATCTCGGCGAGTTCGACAAGGAGGGATTTCTTTACCTCAAGGGCCGCAAGAAACATCAGTTCGTCACCAGTTTCGGGCGCAACGTCAACCCGGAGTGGGTCGAAGCCGAACTGACCCAGCGCCGTCACATCGCCCAGGCCTTCGTCCATGGCGAAGCCCTGCCGGGCATCCATGCATTGCTCTGGCCGCACCGTGCGGACTGCCCGGACGAGCAATTGGCCGCCGCCGTGGCCGAGGCCAACGCGGCCTTGCCCGATTACGCCCGGATCCGGCACTGGACCCGCCTGGAACAACCCTTCACCGCTGCCAATGGCCTGCTGACGGCCAACGGTCGACCACGCCGCGACGCCATCGTCGAGCGATACCGGGTGCAGCTGACTGAGTCGGCACTTTTCGAGGAACCCGCACAATGA
- a CDS encoding TenA family transcriptional regulator, giving the protein MSFFDTLQEATHQERNTLFNLPIIVDALEGKVSLESYRAFLAQAYYHVRHTVPLMMACGARLPSRLEWLREAVCEYIEDEYGHEQWVLDDIQASGGDKEAVRDGQPSLAIELMVSFLYDLIARGNPVGLFGMVNVLEGTSIALATHAAGSIRERLGLPQSAFSYLDSHGSLDIEHMQTYRRLMNKLDDPGDQAAVIHASKVVYRLYADMFRGLPRDGENPHAPV; this is encoded by the coding sequence ATGAGCTTTTTCGACACGCTGCAAGAGGCCACCCACCAGGAGCGCAACACGCTGTTCAATCTGCCGATCATCGTCGATGCCCTCGAAGGCAAGGTCAGCCTGGAGAGCTACCGGGCCTTTTTGGCCCAGGCCTACTACCACGTGCGCCACACCGTACCGCTGATGATGGCCTGCGGTGCACGCCTACCGTCGCGCCTGGAGTGGCTGCGTGAAGCCGTGTGTGAGTACATCGAGGATGAATACGGCCACGAACAATGGGTACTCGATGACATCCAGGCCAGTGGCGGTGACAAGGAAGCGGTGCGCGACGGCCAGCCTTCGTTGGCCATCGAACTGATGGTCAGCTTTCTCTACGACCTGATTGCCCGGGGCAACCCGGTGGGGCTGTTCGGCATGGTCAATGTGCTGGAAGGCACCAGCATCGCCCTGGCCACCCATGCCGCCGGCAGCATTCGCGAGCGCCTGGGGCTGCCGCAAAGCGCCTTCAGCTACCTCGATTCCCACGGCTCGCTGGACATCGAGCATATGCAAACCTACCGCCGACTCATGAACAAACTGGACGACCCGGGCGATCAGGCCGCCGTCATCCACGCCTCCAAAGTGGTTTACCGGCTTTACGCCGACATGTTCCGTGGCCTGCCACGTGACGGGGAGAATCCGCATGCGCCTGTCTGA
- a CDS encoding SDR family oxidoreductase has translation MRLSEARVVLTGASGGIGLAIATALCASGATVLAVARHREALEPLLERYRDRLFWVGADLTLQADRRKVLAAAEVLGGINLLINAAGVNHFAMLEQLDDSEINAMLAVNISAPVCLTKTLLPLLKQAGSAMVVNVGSTYGSIGYAGYASYCASKFALRGFSEALRRELADTRVGVLYVAPRATRTSMNSPAAQALNDALKSSVDDPQTVASAVIHAIAGDRRDLYLGWPERFFVRLNSLLPNLVDRGLRKQLPLIRRLSQKPDNENLEP, from the coding sequence ATGCGCCTGTCTGAGGCTCGCGTGGTACTGACCGGCGCCAGCGGCGGCATTGGCCTGGCGATCGCCACTGCCTTGTGCGCCAGTGGCGCCACGGTGCTGGCCGTGGCCCGGCATCGGGAGGCGCTGGAGCCCTTGCTCGAACGCTATCGGGACAGGCTGTTCTGGGTGGGCGCCGACCTGACATTGCAGGCCGACCGGCGCAAGGTGCTGGCCGCCGCCGAAGTATTGGGCGGGATCAACCTTTTGATCAATGCGGCAGGGGTCAACCATTTCGCCATGCTCGAACAGCTTGATGACAGCGAAATCAACGCGATGCTGGCGGTGAACATCAGTGCGCCGGTGTGCCTGACCAAAACCTTGCTGCCACTGCTCAAGCAGGCCGGCAGCGCCATGGTGGTGAACGTCGGTTCCACCTACGGCTCGATTGGCTATGCCGGTTACGCCAGTTATTGCGCCAGCAAATTCGCCCTGCGCGGGTTTTCCGAAGCCCTGCGCCGGGAATTGGCGGACACCCGGGTCGGTGTGTTGTACGTCGCTCCGCGCGCCACCCGCACGAGCATGAACAGCCCGGCGGCGCAGGCCTTGAACGACGCACTCAAATCCAGCGTCGACGACCCGCAGACCGTCGCCTCGGCGGTCATCCACGCCATTGCCGGCGACCGCCGCGACTTGTACCTGGGCTGGCCGGAGCGCTTTTTCGTGCGCCTCAACAGCCTGTTGCCCAACCTGGTGGATCGGGGGTTGCGCAAGCAATTGCCGCTGATTCGCCGCCTGAGTCAGAAGCCAGACAACGAGAACCTCGAGCCATGA
- a CDS encoding tetratricopeptide repeat protein, translating to MKKFAACLLLGALSQGVWALDAADQQRLNGIQQSWAHIQYELPEGQRTAAFETLATQTAAFTQERQSVAEAWIWSGIVTSSWAGAQGGLGALGKVKDAKAYLEKALTLDPKALQGSAYTSLGALYDRVPGWPIGFGDADKAEQLLKVALQMNPNGIDSLYFWGDHLYRQKRYAEARAALQKALLAAPRPGRETADAGRRKEIETLLVDVNKKLG from the coding sequence ATGAAAAAATTTGCCGCGTGTTTACTGCTGGGTGCCTTGAGCCAGGGCGTCTGGGCCCTGGACGCCGCCGACCAGCAACGTCTCAATGGCATCCAGCAGAGCTGGGCGCATATTCAGTACGAGTTGCCAGAGGGACAACGCACCGCCGCCTTCGAAACGCTCGCCACCCAGACGGCCGCGTTTACCCAGGAACGCCAATCGGTGGCCGAGGCCTGGATCTGGTCCGGCATCGTCACCAGCAGCTGGGCCGGAGCCCAAGGGGGCCTCGGGGCCCTGGGCAAGGTCAAGGACGCGAAGGCGTATCTGGAAAAAGCCCTGACCCTGGACCCCAAGGCCCTGCAAGGTTCGGCGTACACCAGCCTCGGTGCGCTGTATGACCGGGTGCCGGGCTGGCCGATCGGTTTCGGTGACGCGGACAAAGCCGAGCAACTGCTCAAGGTCGCCTTGCAGATGAACCCCAATGGCATCGACAGCCTGTACTTCTGGGGTGACCACCTCTACCGTCAAAAGCGCTACGCTGAGGCCAGGGCCGCGTTGCAAAAAGCCCTGTTGGCAGCCCCGCGTCCCGGTCGGGAAACTGCCGATGCCGGGCGTCGTAAAGAGATCGAAACGCTGCTGGTGGACGTGAACAAGAAACTTGGCTGA
- a CDS encoding response regulator translates to MRLLLIEDDVALGEGIHQALGREGYTVDWLQDGSSALHALLSETFDLAVLDLGLPRMDGLEVLRRLRDSGSNLPVLILTARDATEDRIAGLDAGADDYLIKPFDLAEFKARLRALLRRSAGRAQVLIEHAGIRLNPGTQQVSYQGEPVALTPKEYQLLHELLSPPGRVMTRDHLMQLLYGWNEEAESNTLEVHIHHLRKKFSTDLIRTIRGVGYLVEERR, encoded by the coding sequence GTGCGCTTACTACTGATTGAAGATGATGTAGCCCTCGGTGAAGGCATTCATCAAGCCCTGGGGCGCGAAGGCTATACCGTCGACTGGTTGCAAGACGGCAGCAGCGCCTTGCATGCACTGCTCAGCGAAACCTTTGACTTGGCGGTGCTTGACCTTGGCCTGCCGCGCATGGACGGGCTCGAAGTGCTGCGGCGCTTGCGCGACAGCGGTTCGAACCTGCCGGTGCTGATTCTCACGGCCCGGGATGCCACCGAAGACCGCATTGCCGGGCTCGACGCCGGGGCGGATGATTACTTGATCAAGCCGTTCGACCTGGCCGAGTTCAAGGCGCGCCTGCGGGCCCTGTTGCGGCGCAGCGCCGGGCGCGCGCAGGTGTTGATAGAGCACGCTGGCATCAGGCTCAACCCTGGCACCCAGCAAGTCAGCTACCAGGGCGAGCCGGTGGCGCTCACGCCCAAGGAGTATCAACTGCTGCACGAACTCCTTTCGCCGCCAGGCCGGGTCATGACCCGCGACCATTTGATGCAGTTGCTCTACGGCTGGAACGAGGAGGCTGAAAGCAACACCCTGGAAGTGCACATCCATCACCTGCGCAAGAAGTTCTCCACCGACCTGATCCGCACCATTCGCGGCGTCGGTTATCTGGTGGAGGAGCGTCGGTGA